The genomic region TATCGGCGTCGAGCCGCTCCAGGACGAACTCGACGCGGTGACCACCGCGACGGAGTGGATTCCTGCGTGAGCCGTTGGTCGTGCCGACGAAGCGAGCGCGTGATCTTGTCGGCGGCAACGAACTAGGCTGGAGGCCTGGCTTCCAGCTTCGGGAAGGTGCTGCTTTCCGTGACGAATCGACCGCGCGCCAGCCTCGGACGGGTTCTCGACGACCTGGGCGCCACCCTGCTCGAGCTGTTGCACGGCGATCCGGACCTGCCCGTCGAGATCGGCGGCGTCGTCACGCACGACCCCGTGGACGAGCCGCCGATGCCGCGGCACGCCCTGGTGCTCGGGGTCGGCCTGCGCGACCCGCTGGTCATCGCGGCGTTGCTGCGGGAGCTCGGCGCTCAGCAAGCCGCCGGTCTGGTCGTCCGGGTGCCGCTGCTGTCCCACGAGGCTGTCACCAGCGCCGTGGCCGACTCCGGGGTCGCGCTGCTCGGGCTGACCCGCGGCGCGTCCTGGGACCAGCTCGGCGTGCTGCTTCGCTCGTTGCTGGCCGACGGGGACGTGGGCGTGGCCGGAGCCGACACGCTGGGCGGCATGCCGGCCGGTGACCTCTTCGCGCTGGCGAACGCGGCCGCCGCCCTGCTCGACGCGCCGGTCACCATCGAGGACCGCAGCTCGCGCGTGCTGGCCTTCTCCGGACGGCAGGACGAAGCCGACACCGCCCGGGTGGAGACGATCCTCGGTCGGCAGGTGCCGCAACGGTTCTCGCGGATCCTGGCCGAGCAGGGCATCTTCCGCGAGCTCTACCGCACGGATCGCCCGGTGTACGTTCCGCCGCTGCCGGCCACCGAGAACGAGTTCACCATTCCCCGGATGGCCGTCGCGGTCCGGGCCGGCGACGAGATTCTCGGCTCGATCTGGGCCGCGGTGCACGGTCCGCTCAGCGAGGAACGGTCCCAGGCGTTGCGCGACGCGGCCAAGCTGGTGGCGATGCACATGCTGCGCATCCGGGCCGGCGCGGACGTCGAACGCCGGCTCCGGGCGGACCTGGTCAGCACGGCCCTCGAAGGCGGAGCCGGCGCTCGGGAAGCCCTGAACCGGTTGGGCCTGGCCGACCAGCCGGTCGCCGTACTGGCGCTGGGGATCTCGGAGCTGGCGGCGGGAACCGACTTCGGGGACGCCGGTCTGGTCACCGAGCGGCAACGCCTCGCGGACGCGTTCGCGATGCACCTCGGCGCGGTGCACCCGCGGTCGGCGGCCGCGCTGGTCGGCGACGTGGCGTACGGGTTGATTCCGGTGCACCGCGACCGCACGGACGGCGAAGCGCGGGCCGTCCGGCTCGGCACCGACTTCCTCGACCGGATCGGCGACCGGGTGACCGCGCAGATCGGCGTCGGCCCGGTGGTCCAGGACGCGTTCCGGCTGCCGCATGCCCGCGAGGGCGCCGACCGCGCGCTCCGGGTCCTCCGGGCCGGTCGCGGTACGCAACGGGTCGCCCGGATGACCGACGTCCACGTGGAAGCCCTGGTGCTGGAGCTCCGCGACCTCGTCGCCGCCCGGGGCGACCAGCCGACCGGCCCGGTTGCCCGCCTGTTCGCGTACGACGCCCAGCACAACACCAATCTGGTGGAAACCCTGCGCGCCTGGCTGGACGCGTTCGGCGACGTGATCGCGGCGGCCGCGTCCCTCTACGTGCACCCCAACACCTTCCGCTACCGGCTCCGCCGCCTCGCCGAGGTCGGCGAGCTCGACCTCGACGACCCCGAAGCCAGGTTCGCCGCCATGCTGCAACTCCGCGTCGTCGCCCCGCCTCCGCCCCCGACGAGCGCTAGCTGACAGGACATCGCCCACGACCTCCCCAACGGTCCCACCAGACACGCCCTAGTCGACCTGGTGCCTACCTGCGCTCCAGTTCATCGCCTTCGGGAATGCCCTGTTCACCAGGAAGCACGCGACGAGGGCTCCGCAGGCCATGGCGATGAGCGGCGCCACCGCCGTCCACCACCTCGCGCTGGACGGCGGTGCGTCGACCGGGCGGTTGTTGGCCGGATCCCGAGGATCGACGAGCAGACTCAGCGTCGACCCCGAGCCGATGCCGACATTCGACGGACGCTCGGAGAGGTCGACCTCGATCACCCGGCCGTCGTCGAGTTCGACACGCACCTCGCGCGCGATCCCGAGCCGGCCCTGTTTGGTGATGTCCACAACCCGCCCCGAGACGATCTGACCGTCCTGCCGAAGCCGTTCTTCCTGCGGGCTCTGCGCCTTGATGTCCCAGGTAACCAGACCCGCGCCACACAGACACACCAGCGCAGACAGCAAAAGCCCGATCATCAGACGCCGCGGCGACCTCACCTCGACTCGCACCATCCTGACCTCTCCGCCGCACCGGTACCGCGGGCCTGTCTACCACATCAACCGGACCAGACACCCTGTCTTCGAGCAGGGTGCGGCCGGTGGGCGCACCGACTACGCCGACCGCGTCGCGGACGCCGAGGCTGCCCTTCGCGCCCTGACCTGAACCACGACGACGGCGTTCACGGAGGCGGGCGTGGTTCTGCCTGCTGCCGTGGATCGAGGCGGGTCCGTCCGCCGTCCTGGGGACGCCGGCGTCGGCGGCGTCGTCGTCCTGGGGACCCCGGACCTGGCGGGGGCCCGGCACCTGGTGTGGTGACGGGCCCCGGTGGTGCGGGTGGATCAGGACTTGCGCTTGGTGACCTCTTCGGTGGCGGCCGGCAGCACCTTGTGCAGGTCGCCGACGACGCCGAAGTCCACCAGCTCGAAGATCGGCGCTTCCTCGTCCTTGTTCACCGCGACGATGGTCTTCGAGGTCTGCATGCCGGCCCGGTGCTGGATCGCGCCGGAGATGCCCGCCGCGACGTACAGCTGCGGCGAGACGGTCTTGCCGGTCTGGCCGACCTGGTAGGCGTGCGGGTACCAGCCGGAGTCGACGGCCGCGCGGGACGCGCCGACGGCGGCACCGAGCGAGTCGGCGAAGGCCTCGACCGGACCGAAGTCACCACCGGTCCCCCGACCGCCGGACACGATGATGGCGGCCTCGGTGAGCTCCGGACGACCGGTGGCCTCCCGGGGCTTGGACTCGGTGATGCGCGCGGTCTTGGCGGCGTCGGAGATCGAGACCTCGAACTCCTCCACCTCCGGGCCGGTCTCGGCCACCTCGGGGGTCGCCGCGTTCGGCTTGACGGTGATGATCGGCGTGCCGTGGGTGACCTTGGCCTGCACGGTGTAGTTGCCGGCGAAGACCGACTGGGTGGTCACCGGGCCGTCGTCGCCGGCCTGGACGTCGACGGCGTCGGTGATCAGGCCGGACTCCAGCTTGACCGCGAGCCGCGCGGCGATCTCCTTGCCCTCGGCGCTCGACGGGATCAGGATGACGGCCGGCTCCACCTTGGCCGCGACCTGCTGCAGCGCCTCGGCCTTCGGGGCCACCAGGTACTGGCCGAGCTCGGCGTCGGTCAGCGCGATCACCTTGGTGGCGCCGTACTGGCCGAGCGCGGGCAGCGCGTCCGTGACACCGGCACCGATGTAGACGGCGACCGGCTCACCGAGGCGGCGGGCGATGGTCAGCAGCTCCGCGGTCGTCTTGCGGACCTTGCCACCGACGTGGTCAACGAGAACGAGAACGTTCGACATGAACTGAATCGCCCCTCAGAGGAACTTGCTGGTGGACAGGAACTCGACGAGCTGGGTAGCGCCGCTACCGTCCTCGTCGGTGACGATCGTGCCGGCCGAACGCGGCGGGCGGGCGGTCACCTCGGTGACCTCGGTCCAGGCCGCGGCGGTGCCGACCTGGTCCGGCGAGATCTCCAGGTCGGCCAGTGACCAGGTCTCGACCGGCTTCTTCTTCGCGGCCATGATGCCCTTGAACGACGGGTAGCGCGGCTCGTTGGCCTGGTCGCTGACGCTCAGCACCAGCGGCAGCTTGCCCTCGATCGTGTCGCTGGCGGCGTCGCCGTCGCGGCGGATCCGGACGGTGTCGCCGTCCACGCTCACCTCGGAGCCGAGGGTGACGGCGGGCAGACCGAGCCGCTCGGAGACCATCGCCGGCACGACACCCATGGTGCCGTCGGTCGAGCCCATGCCGAACACGACCAGGTCGGCCTCCAGCTTGGCCAGCGCCTTGGCCAGGATCAGCGAGGTGCCGACCGCGTCGGAGCCGTGGATGGCGTCGTCGAGCACGTGGACGCCGGCGTCGGCGCCCATCTGCAGACCCTTCTTCACGGCGTCGGCGGCCTGCTCGGGGCCGACCGTGAGCACGGTCACCTCGGCGTCGCCGTTCTCCTTGACGGTCAGCGCGGCCTCGACGGCGTACTCGTCCAGCTCGGACAGCAGCCCGTCGACCCCGGCGCGGTCCACCGTGTTGTCCTCGGAGCGGAAGCGGCGGTCCGCGGTGGCATCCGGCACGAACTTCGCGCAGACGACGATCTTCATAGCGTGTGGGACCCCTTCTGGTTAACGGTCACTCCCAGCGTGCCACGGATGTTACTCGCGAGAAACATAAGCTGCGTGCGAGTCCCATCACAGTCCGGCCCGCGACCCGGCGGGCCGGGACGGGACACCCCTAGTCTGACGGGGTGACCGAGACGTTACCGCTTACCGGCGAACGGACTGCCCCGGGGATCTGGCACGAGAACTACTGGTTCGCGCGCCACGAGGCCGCCTACCGCTGGATCGCGGACACCCTGAGCCCGAACGGCCGTGTCCTCGACGCCGGCTGCGGCGAGGGCTACGGCGCGGAACTGCTCCGGCAAGCCGGCGCGGCCCCGGTGTTCGGTCTCGACTACGAAGGTACGACGCTTCGGCACGTCGCCAAGGCTTATCCACAGATCGGTCCGGTGCAGGGCAATCTCGTCCAGACCGGGTTCGCGGGCGCGAGCTTCGACCTGGTCACCTCCCTGCAGACCATCGAACATCTGTGGGAGCAGCCACGGTTCGTGGCGGAGTGCGCGCGGATCCTCGCCCCGGGCGGCACGCTCGTCCTGACCACCCCGAACACACTGACCTTCCCGGCCGGCAACTGGTACCACACCAAGGAGCTGACAGCCGCCGAGCTGGTCGACCTGGTCCGGGCCCACTTCGAGGTGGTCGACGTGCTCGGTCTCTGGCACGGCCCGCGGCTGTCGGCCTGGGAGGACGTCAACGGTTCCTGCGTCACTGCGCAACTGGCCGACGACCATCAGCACTGGCGCGCCGATCTGCAGGCGCTGGTGACGGGCACGTCGTACCGGGACTTCGAGATCCGGGCGGGCGCGATGGACGACAGCCTCGACCTCTTCGTGGTCGCCCGGAAGCCGGCCGACGACCCAGCGTGACCGCCCGGCGGTCGAACATCACGATCCACAGGGGATCGAGGCCCCTCACAACTTCAGATCTTCCCGGTGCATCTTTCCCTGTGACACAGTCTTGCTTCGCGCGTCGCCGCACGGCCTCGCCGAGATCCCGTGGGGGGAACTGATCACATGAAGAAACTCCTGCTCGCCGGCGGCGCCGTGGTCGCCGCCGTCGCGACGACGTTCGCGGCGGTGCTGACCGGCGGTCCGGCCGCCGGCTCGCCGATCGTGCACACGGTCGTCGTGTCACCGAACCCGTCCGACCTCACCCCCCGGGTGCAGGACGGCGCGGTCTACAAGATGCTGCAGCTCGGCGGGATCATGTTCGCCGGCGGCCAGTTCAGCAGCGTCAAGCCGTACAACAACTCGGCCACCGTCGCCCGGAACCGGCTGTTCGGCTTCAACCCGGTGACCGGCGGCCTGACCGGCTTCAAGGCCACCTTCAACTCCGAGGTCTGGGCGCTGGCCACCGACGGCAGGTCGCTGTGGGTCGGCGGGTACTTCACCACCGTCAACGGCGTGGCCCGGACCGGCGTGGTCAAGCTCGACCCGTACACCGGCGCCGTCGACCAGGCCTTCAACGCCCGGCTGACCGGGTCGGTCACCGACCTGGCGATCGTCAAGGGCCGACTCATCATGGGCGGCTCGTTCGGCAAGAAGCTGGCCGCGGTCAACCCGGCCACCGGTGGCGACACCGGCTACATCAATCTCGCCATCACCGGACGGCCGGCCAGCGAGGTCGCCGGCCCGACGAAGATCTTCCGGTTCGCCGCCAACCCGGCCGGCACCCGGCTGGCCGTGGTCGGCACGTTCACCGCGATCGGCGGTCAGGCCCGGCAGCGCGCCGCCCTGATCAATCTCGGCACCAGCTCGGCGACCGTCAGCGGCTGGTACTCCCCGCTGTTCGACAAGACCTGCAACAGCGCCCACCCGACCTGGACCCGGGACGTCGACTTCTCTCCCGACGGCACGTTCTTCGTCATCGTCACCACCGGCGGCGCCTTCCCGAACGACCGGACCCGGCTCTGCGACAGCGCCTCGCGCTGGAATGCCACCGACGTGCGGACGACGTACCCGGTCTGGGCGAACTACACCGGCGGCGACACGCTGCTGTCGGTCCAGGTCACCCGCGCGGCGGTGTACGTCCAGGGGCACCAGCGCTGGATGAACAACCCGGGCGGCGCGGACTTCGCCGGTCCCGGCGCGGTCTCCCGGCCCGGCATCGCGTCGCTCAACCCGACCCACGGCCTGGCGTACTCGTGGAACCCGACCAAGGACCGCGGCATCGGTGGCTACGACCTGCTGATCACCTCCGCCGGTCTGTGGGTCGGCTCCGACACCACCCGGATCGGCGGCGAGGTGCACGAGCGGCTCGCGTTCCTGCCGCTGCCCTGATCTGAGCAGGTGGCGGTTCCGGACGGAACCGCCACCTCGGCTCACCCGGTCAGGGCCGGACGAAGCGCTCCACGATCTTGCCGGCGATCAGGTAGACCAGCGCCGCGATGCCCCAGTTCACCAGCAGGGTATTCTTCGCGGTCTCCAGCCGGAACAGGTCCTTGAAGGGCCCGACCAGCTCGTGGCCGCGGGCCAGCACCCAGGCGACGATCTCGTTGCTCTGATTCGCCTGGTCGAGCGCGGTGAACAGCGCGCCCAGCGCGAGCACCGCAGCCGCCAGCACCGCGACCAGCCAGACCAGCGAAGCCACCAGGTTGCGGAGCTGCTTCACCCCGGAGCCGACCGACGCCATCGCCGCCCGGCTCTTGTCCGCGGCGGTCGAGCCCTTGCTTGCGGCGGTCTTGTCCCGGACCACCTTCGCCGTGTCCGACGCGGTTCCGGCCGTCGATTTGTTGCCTGCGGCACCAGTCGACGGGCGGGTGACCGGCTTGGTCACCGTCGTGTCCTCGGCCGGCGCCTCACCCTTCGCGGCAGCCTCGGCGGCGGCCGCCTCCTTCGCCTTCTGAGCCGCGACGATCTCCGCCGCGGTCCTCGGCTTGGACTTCGTCGTGGTCGCCGCGCGGTCGGTCACGCCTTGGGCCGCGGCCACTTCGGCCGGAGCGGTCGCGCCGGCCGGCGCCGCCGCCTGCTCGGCGTCGGCCGCCTTGGCCGCCTTCTCGTCCTGGGTTCCCACGTCGTCCATCTCCTCAGCCGGGGTCGGTTGCTCGTCCGCCACCTGCGCCGGCGTCCGCTTCCGCCGGTTGCCCGGGACCGGGCGGGGCGACAACCGCCGCCGTACGCCCACCACCGGGCGGGACTCCACACTGTCCAACGTAGCCACGTCCGGGGCGTCCGTCACGCTCGGCGCCGGCGCGGTCACCCGGTGCCGGGCCTGGCCTGGCGATCCGTCGGCCGCGGCCGGGTCGAGCGCCGTTCGGAGCTCGGCGGCAGCCGGCGTACCGGCCGGCAGCCGCGACCCGCCCGCCTGGTCAGCCACGCTGGTGCTCCTCTCCGCCGGTGTCCGGGACATACTGCCCGACTGGCGAGTAACTTGAGAACCCCTGGCGCGCGTCCGGCGCGTCGCCGACAGCCGGTCCCCCGTTACCCCTCGACGTGTCGCCGGAACCACCGGCCGCCTCAGCACCCACCTCGCCACCACCCGTTCCGTCCTGGCCGGCCGGCCGCACGGGCTGTCCCGCGCGCAGCCGGGCCGCCGTCTGCTCGTTCTCGCGGGCGAGTCCGGCCAGGTAGGCCCGGCGCTCCGCGTCCGCGGCGTACCGGCTGACCCGGTCCCGCACCACGACGGCCGGCACCCCGACCGCCACGGCGTACTCCGGAATGTTGCCACGGGCAACGCTGTTCGCGCCGATCACCGCGCCGCGGCCGATGTCGGCGCCGCGGGTGACGGTGACCTTGGTGGCCAGCCAGCAGTCCGGGCCGATCCGGACCGGGGACTTCACCAGCCCCTGGTCCTTGATCGGCAGGTCCAGGTCCTCGGTCTTGTGGTCGAAGTCGCAGATGTAGGTCCAGTCCGCGATCAGGGTGGAGGCGCCGATCTCGATGTCCAGGTAGCAGTTCACCGTCACGTCGCGGGCGAACACCACCTTGTCGCCGATCCGCAGCGTGCCCTCGTGCGCGCGCAGCCGGGTCTCGTCGCCCAGGTGCACCCACTTGCCGAGCACGATCCGGCCGTGCCCGGGCCGGGCGACGATCTCCAGCTTCTTGCCGAGAAAAACAAATCCCTCGGTGATCACCTGCGGGTGCCGCAGCTTGAACCAGGCGAACCGCCAGTAGCGCTTCAGGTAGTACGGCGTCCACGCCCGGTGGCGCACCACCCAGCGCAGGTTCTCGACCGACAACAACCGCATCAGACCAGTATGTACACCGGTCAGCGGGCGACGCCCGTGATCGACACGTTGTAGTACAGCTCGTCCGGAACCACCTGGGACAGCACCTTGTCGACCTTCGACAGCTGCAGCCACGACTTGTAGGCGAACATCCGCCAGCCGAACCCGAGCTTCTGCTCCGGCACGGCGGCCTCGAAGGTGCGGATCGGCCAGCCCACCCAGGCGGCCAGCAGCTCCTCGGTCACCGTCCGTACCTCGGACGCGCCGGCCCGCTCCGCCATCCGGGCCAGCGTGTCCGGGTCGAAGGTGTGCAGGTCGACGACGGCCTCCAGGGCGGCCGCGCGGGACGACTCGTCCAGCTCCGCCTGCGGACGGCGCCAGTCGGTCAGTGCCGGCAGCCTGGTCAGGTTGGTCGTCGCCCACCAGGTGAACCGCGACAGCCGCCGCGCCACGAAGTCGCCGTACCGGGTGGGTTCGCCGCAGATCACGAACCGGCCGCCGGGCTTGAGCACCCGCAGCATCTCCCGGAACGCCAGCTCGACGTCGGGAATGTGGTGGATCACCGCGTGGCCGATCACCAGGTCGAAGGTGTTGTCGTCGTACGGCAGCTTCTCGGCGTCGGCGACCTTGCCCTCGACCGCGAAGCCGAGCGTGTCGGCGTTGCGCTTGGCGGCCGCCACCATGCCCGGCGACAGGTCGGTGACGTGGGCCTCGTTCAGCACCCCGGCCAGCTTCAGGTTCAGCGTGAAGAAGCCGGTGCCGGCGCCGATCTCCAGCGACCTGCCGTACGGCCAGCCGTCGGTGCCGGCGATCGCGGTGAACCGGTCGCGGGCGTAGCTGACGCAGCGCTCGTCGTACGAGATCGACCACTTCTCGTCGTACGTCGAGGCTTCCCAGTCGTGGTAGAGAACCTGGGCCAGCTTGTTGTCGTTCCAGGCCGCCTCGACCTCTTCGGCGGTGGCGGCGGGCTTGTCGGCGGAGCCCTGAGATGTCGTGGTCATCAGCTTCCCTTGAACTAGTTGCCGGAGAACCGGGCCTTGCCGGGGCCGTTCTCGACGAAGGACTTCATCCCGGTCGCGCGGTCCTCGGTGGCGAACAGCGCGGCGAACTGCTGCCGCTCGATCTCCAGCCCGGTGTGCAGGTCGACCCCGAGCCCGGCGTCGATCGCCTGCTTGGCCGCCCGCAGCGCGAGCGCGGCGGCACCGGAGAACTGCCCGGCCCAGGCCACCGCCGCGTCGTACACCTCGGCGGCGGGCACGACCTGGTCGACCAGGCCGATCCGCAGCGACTCCGCGGTGTCGACGAACCGGCCGGTGTAGATCAGGTCCTTGGCCTTGGACGGGCCGATCAGCCGGGACAGCCGCTGCGTGCCGCCGGCGCCGGGAATGATGCCGAGCAGAATCTCGGGCTGACCGAGCTTCGCGTCCTCGGCGGCGATCCGGTAGTCGGCGCACAGCGCGAGCTCGCACCCGCCGCCGAGCGCGTAGCCGGTGATCGCCGCGACCGTCGGCTTCGGGATCGCGGCGACCGCGGACAGCGACGACTGCAGCGGACCGGAGCGCTTCACCATGTCCGGGTAGGACATCTCGGCCATCTCCTTGATGTCCGCACCGGCCGCGAACACCTTCTCGCCGCCGTAGATCACCACCGCGCGGACCTCGTCGTTCGTGCTCGCCTCGACGGCCGCGGCGCGGATCTCCTCCTGGACCTGGACGTTCAGCGCGTTCATCTTCGGCCGGTCCAGCCGGATCGTGCCGACGCCGTCGGCCACCGTCAGGTTGACGAACTCGCCCATCCCCACTCCTCCAGTCGGTCCTACCCGCGGGTCACATCCCCGGCACCGTACCGGACCAGGCGGTCGGGTTGTACTACCGGGAGGGCACTGCCTCCGGTACTGCGGCCGGAGGTGCCCCTGGGCGTCGGCGGGCTGGTGCGGGTGGGCGCCACCCGGGGTAGCTGCCTTCGGCAGCAGTTGGTCGAGAGGCCGTGAGTTTGAGGTAGCGGCGGGGCCGGGTCGAGGTAGTGACCGGCCGGCGGGGACACGGTGGCGCCCCGCCGGGGGCGGCTTACAGGTCGACTGGTTGGCCGGAGTGGGCGGAGCGGCGGGCGGCGTCGACTATGCGGAGGGTGCGCAGGCCTACGTCGCCGTCGGGTTGGGGGACGACGGACGGGGGCTGGCCGGGGACTGCGGGGCCGGAGGTGCGGACCGCGGCGAGGAACTCGCCGAGCATGGCGGCGTCCAGGTCGCCGGCGACGGGCAGGTAGACCTCACCGGACGCGTCGGTGCCGCCGACGTGCGGGAGGAACGGGGCGATCTCCACCGAGCCGTTGGTGCCGGTGACCTGCAGCGTCACGCCACCCCAGGTCGGGCCGTTGTCCGGCACGCTCCAGGAGCAGTCGATCGTGGCGAGCAGGCCGTTCGCGTAGGTGATCGTGACCAACCCACCGGTCTCCACCTCGACGTCCTTGTCCTGGTGCAGCACGCGGTTCGCCGCGGCGTGCACCCGGACCGCCTCCGATCCACCGGTCAGCCCGTCGATCAGGTCGGCGCAGTGCACGGTGTGGTCCACCAGCGCTCCCCCGCCCGCCAGCTTGGCGTCGGTGAACCACTGCCGCTGGGCGTACGGGATCTTCCCGTTGTTCGTGCCCAGTACCGCGAACACCTCACCCAGCCGACCGGCCTCGACCGACGCCCGCAACCGCCCGTACGACGGCGCGAAGCGGACTGGGTAGGCGATCATCAGGATCACCCCGGCGGCCTCGCACGCGGCCAGCATCGCCTCCCCGTCGGCGACCTCGGTGGCCAGCGGCTTCTCGCAGAGCACGTGCGCGCCGGCGGCGGCCGCGCGCTCGACCAGCGGCCGGTGCAGCGCGTTCTCGCTCGTCACCACGACCGCGTCCGGGCCCCAGGCGAACAGTTCGTCGTACGAGTCGACGTGGTCCACCCCGAAGGCGGCGGCGAAGTCGGCCCCGCGCGGACCGGCGTCCGGAGCCGACGCGCCGTCCGGATCGGCCGTCAGCACCTGCACGTCGGGGGTCCGGGCGAGCAGCGACGCGTACGACGCCGCGTGGGTGTGCG from Kribbella flavida DSM 17836 harbors:
- a CDS encoding PucR family transcriptional regulator; amino-acid sequence: MTNRPRASLGRVLDDLGATLLELLHGDPDLPVEIGGVVTHDPVDEPPMPRHALVLGVGLRDPLVIAALLRELGAQQAAGLVVRVPLLSHEAVTSAVADSGVALLGLTRGASWDQLGVLLRSLLADGDVGVAGADTLGGMPAGDLFALANAAAALLDAPVTIEDRSSRVLAFSGRQDEADTARVETILGRQVPQRFSRILAEQGIFRELYRTDRPVYVPPLPATENEFTIPRMAVAVRAGDEILGSIWAAVHGPLSEERSQALRDAAKLVAMHMLRIRAGADVERRLRADLVSTALEGGAGAREALNRLGLADQPVAVLALGISELAAGTDFGDAGLVTERQRLADAFAMHLGAVHPRSAAALVGDVAYGLIPVHRDRTDGEARAVRLGTDFLDRIGDRVTAQIGVGPVVQDAFRLPHAREGADRALRVLRAGRGTQRVARMTDVHVEALVLELRDLVAARGDQPTGPVARLFAYDAQHNTNLVETLRAWLDAFGDVIAAAASLYVHPNTFRYRLRRLAEVGELDLDDPEARFAAMLQLRVVAPPPPPTSAS
- a CDS encoding electron transfer flavoprotein subunit alpha/FixB family protein, with amino-acid sequence MSNVLVLVDHVGGKVRKTTAELLTIARRLGEPVAVYIGAGVTDALPALGQYGATKVIALTDAELGQYLVAPKAEALQQVAAKVEPAVILIPSSAEGKEIAARLAVKLESGLITDAVDVQAGDDGPVTTQSVFAGNYTVQAKVTHGTPIITVKPNAATPEVAETGPEVEEFEVSISDAAKTARITESKPREATGRPELTEAAIIVSGGRGTGGDFGPVEAFADSLGAAVGASRAAVDSGWYPHAYQVGQTGKTVSPQLYVAAGISGAIQHRAGMQTSKTIVAVNKDEEAPIFELVDFGVVGDLHKVLPAATEEVTKRKS
- a CDS encoding electron transfer flavoprotein subunit beta/FixA family protein translates to MKIVVCAKFVPDATADRRFRSEDNTVDRAGVDGLLSELDEYAVEAALTVKENGDAEVTVLTVGPEQAADAVKKGLQMGADAGVHVLDDAIHGSDAVGTSLILAKALAKLEADLVVFGMGSTDGTMGVVPAMVSERLGLPAVTLGSEVSVDGDTVRIRRDGDAASDTIEGKLPLVLSVSDQANEPRYPSFKGIMAAKKKPVETWSLADLEISPDQVGTAAAWTEVTEVTARPPRSAGTIVTDEDGSGATQLVEFLSTSKFL
- a CDS encoding class I SAM-dependent methyltransferase; the encoded protein is MTETLPLTGERTAPGIWHENYWFARHEAAYRWIADTLSPNGRVLDAGCGEGYGAELLRQAGAAPVFGLDYEGTTLRHVAKAYPQIGPVQGNLVQTGFAGASFDLVTSLQTIEHLWEQPRFVAECARILAPGGTLVLTTPNTLTFPAGNWYHTKELTAAELVDLVRAHFEVVDVLGLWHGPRLSAWEDVNGSCVTAQLADDHQHWRADLQALVTGTSYRDFEIRAGAMDDSLDLFVVARKPADDPA
- a CDS encoding acyltransferase yields the protein MRLLSVENLRWVVRHRAWTPYYLKRYWRFAWFKLRHPQVITEGFVFLGKKLEIVARPGHGRIVLGKWVHLGDETRLRAHEGTLRIGDKVVFARDVTVNCYLDIEIGASTLIADWTYICDFDHKTEDLDLPIKDQGLVKSPVRIGPDCWLATKVTVTRGADIGRGAVIGANSVARGNIPEYAVAVGVPAVVVRDRVSRYAADAERRAYLAGLARENEQTAARLRAGQPVRPAGQDGTGGGEVGAEAAGGSGDTSRGNGGPAVGDAPDARQGFSSYSPVGQYVPDTGGEEHQRG
- a CDS encoding class I SAM-dependent methyltransferase, whose amino-acid sequence is MTTTSQGSADKPAATAEEVEAAWNDNKLAQVLYHDWEASTYDEKWSISYDERCVSYARDRFTAIAGTDGWPYGRSLEIGAGTGFFTLNLKLAGVLNEAHVTDLSPGMVAAAKRNADTLGFAVEGKVADAEKLPYDDNTFDLVIGHAVIHHIPDVELAFREMLRVLKPGGRFVICGEPTRYGDFVARRLSRFTWWATTNLTRLPALTDWRRPQAELDESSRAAALEAVVDLHTFDPDTLARMAERAGASEVRTVTEELLAAWVGWPIRTFEAAVPEQKLGFGWRMFAYKSWLQLSKVDKVLSQVVPDELYYNVSITGVAR
- a CDS encoding enoyl-CoA hydratase/isomerase family protein — its product is MGEFVNLTVADGVGTIRLDRPKMNALNVQVQEEIRAAAVEASTNDEVRAVVIYGGEKVFAAGADIKEMAEMSYPDMVKRSGPLQSSLSAVAAIPKPTVAAITGYALGGGCELALCADYRIAAEDAKLGQPEILLGIIPGAGGTQRLSRLIGPSKAKDLIYTGRFVDTAESLRIGLVDQVVPAAEVYDAAVAWAGQFSGAAALALRAAKQAIDAGLGVDLHTGLEIERQQFAALFATEDRATGMKSFVENGPGKARFSGN
- a CDS encoding Gfo/Idh/MocA family protein; translated protein: MSLKVAIASFAHTHAASYASLLARTPDVQVLTADPDGASAPDAGPRGADFAAAFGVDHVDSYDELFAWGPDAVVVTSENALHRPLVERAAAAGAHVLCEKPLATEVADGEAMLAACEAAGVILMIAYPVRFAPSYGRLRASVEAGRLGEVFAVLGTNNGKIPYAQRQWFTDAKLAGGGALVDHTVHCADLIDGLTGGSEAVRVHAAANRVLHQDKDVEVETGGLVTITYANGLLATIDCSWSVPDNGPTWGGVTLQVTGTNGSVEIAPFLPHVGGTDASGEVYLPVAGDLDAAMLGEFLAAVRTSGPAVPGQPPSVVPQPDGDVGLRTLRIVDAARRSAHSGQPVDL